A part of Campylobacter ureolyticus ACS-301-V-Sch3b genomic DNA contains:
- the serS gene encoding serine--tRNA ligase, with product MINLKLIETNFDEFNKKLIAKKVSKEALKELLAVYNDLKAKKLELENFQALQNTKSKEVGIKARNGEDITELKSELEENKQNIQKLQEIVNSIQENLDQKASHIPNIIDDDVPFGEDENENVELKKVLEVPKFSFTPKPHYELGEKLGWLDFERGVKLSGSRFTAIKGYGARLNRALINYMIDFNQSRGFELVNVPFVVKPEILYGTGQLPKFEEDLYKINEDELYLIPTSEVPVTNLYADEIINSENLPIKMTCYSHCFRREAGSAGRDTRGMIRQHQFEKVELVSITKANESDKVFEEMVSCASDLLTSLGLAHRHMLLCSGDLGFSAAKTIDLEVWLPSQNCYREISSISNCRDFQARRAKIRYKDGKKNVLAHTLNGSSLAVGRTLIAIMENYQQSDGSIKIPEVLEKYL from the coding sequence ATGATAAATTTAAAACTAATAGAAACAAACTTTGATGAGTTTAACAAAAAACTCATCGCCAAAAAAGTAAGCAAAGAGGCATTAAAAGAGCTTTTAGCTGTTTATAACGACTTAAAAGCAAAAAAACTTGAACTAGAAAATTTTCAAGCACTTCAAAACACAAAAAGCAAAGAAGTTGGCATAAAAGCAAGAAATGGCGAAGATATAACTGAACTTAAAAGTGAGCTTGAAGAAAATAAACAAAATATTCAAAAATTGCAAGAAATAGTAAATTCTATTCAAGAAAATCTAGATCAAAAAGCATCTCACATCCCAAACATAATAGATGATGATGTGCCTTTTGGAGAGGATGAAAACGAAAATGTTGAACTTAAAAAAGTTTTAGAAGTTCCTAAGTTTAGTTTTACTCCAAAACCACACTATGAGCTTGGAGAAAAACTTGGTTGGCTTGATTTTGAACGCGGTGTAAAGCTTAGTGGAAGCCGCTTTACCGCCATTAAAGGCTATGGCGCAAGACTAAATAGAGCTTTGATTAATTATATGATTGACTTTAACCAATCTCGTGGTTTTGAGCTTGTGAATGTCCCATTTGTTGTAAAGCCTGAAATTCTTTATGGCACAGGACAACTTCCCAAATTTGAAGAAGATCTCTATAAAATAAACGAAGATGAACTTTATCTGATACCAACAAGCGAAGTTCCAGTTACAAATTTATACGCCGATGAGATTATAAATAGTGAAAATTTGCCAATCAAAATGACTTGCTATAGCCACTGTTTTAGGCGTGAAGCAGGAAGTGCAGGGCGCGATACTAGGGGAATGATAAGACAACATCAATTTGAAAAAGTTGAGCTTGTTTCTATCACAAAAGCTAATGAGAGCGATAAAGTATTTGAGGAGATGGTAAGTTGCGCAAGTGATCTTTTAACTAGCCTTGGACTAGCTCATCGTCATATGCTACTTTGTAGTGGTGATCTTGGATTTAGCGCGGCAAAGACAATTGACCTAGAAGTTTGGCTACCATCACAAAATTGCTACCGCGAAATTAGCTCTATTTCAAATTGCCGTGATTTTCAAGCTCGTCGTGCTAAAATTCGCTATAAAGATGGCAAAAAAAATGTTTTAGCACACACACTAAACGGCTCATCGCTAGCAGTTGGTAGAACCTTAATTGCAATAATGGAAAATTACCAGCAAAGTGATGGCTCTATAAAAATACCAGAAGTTTTGGAAAAATATCTATAA
- a CDS encoding copper resistance protein CopD, translating to MMGVYEYARIIHLFCAIIFVGYLFFDVVVFKMALKKVDNQTGEKMKKAITSSGVKIMPFCVLLLLLTGGLMMTRWVGSNAGGYFNSNLQIFFMIKVLLAFVIFIAVATNLSCKFIFKRPSPLGDIHPLALILSAFIVFLAVYFQYAG from the coding sequence ATGATGGGAGTATATGAATACGCTAGAATTATTCATCTATTTTGTGCGATAATTTTCGTGGGATATCTATTTTTTGATGTTGTTGTTTTTAAAATGGCTTTAAAAAAAGTTGATAATCAAACTGGTGAAAAAATGAAAAAAGCTATCACTTCAAGTGGAGTGAAAATAATGCCATTTTGTGTTTTACTGCTACTTTTAACTGGTGGACTTATGATGACAAGATGGGTTGGAAGCAACGCTGGTGGATACTTTAACTCGAATTTACAGATATTTTTTATGATAAAAGTGCTTTTAGCATTTGTTATTTTTATCGCAGTTGCTACAAATTTAAGTTGTAAATTCATCTTTAAACGCCCTAGCCCACTTGGAGATATACATCCTTTAGCGCTTATTTTATCGGCATTTATCGTTTTTTTAGCTGTATATTTTCAATATGCAGGATAA